A stretch of Candidatus Micrarchaeota archaeon DNA encodes these proteins:
- a CDS encoding DUF72 domain-containing protein, which yields MIKVGCCGWRYFRPKRVIGLDWKSRYKSVLQAYASMFSLVEVNSTFYKLPKKTTAERWYNEAAEVNRDFEFTVKVNRKITHDDMFGKESYEVMENVKEVAEALKAKVLLFQTPPGFKPTTSNKRKMVEFFKTVDLSDFIPVWEPRGRWWSQPESILRICRRFDITTVVDPFHYDPVYVNESGVCYLRLHGLNRRRMYDYKFTKDDLIKLKTKVLRYDYDRVYVLFNNIYMYQDAGEFIRILNDEF from the coding sequence AAACGGGTCATCGGGTTAGATTGGAAGAGTAGATATAAATCCGTGTTACAGGCGTACGCGTCGATGTTTTCTTTGGTGGAGGTCAATTCCACGTTTTACAAACTTCCGAAGAAAACAACAGCGGAAAGATGGTACAACGAAGCCGCAGAAGTGAACAGAGACTTCGAGTTTACTGTGAAAGTTAATCGGAAGATTACTCATGATGACATGTTCGGTAAGGAATCGTACGAAGTGATGGAGAACGTTAAAGAGGTTGCAGAGGCGCTGAAGGCAAAGGTGCTCCTCTTCCAGACGCCTCCCGGGTTTAAACCTACCACGTCCAATAAACGTAAGATGGTTGAGTTCTTTAAAACGGTTGACCTTTCGGATTTTATACCCGTATGGGAACCGAGGGGAAGATGGTGGTCGCAACCAGAATCGATCCTCCGGATATGCAGACGGTTTGACATCACAACCGTTGTAGACCCTTTTCACTATGACCCCGTATATGTTAACGAGTCGGGTGTCTGCTATCTCCGGTTGCACGGGTTGAACAGGCGTAGAATGTACGATTACAAGTTTACAAAAGATGATCTGATCAAACTCAAAACCAAGGTATTACGTTACGATTACGACAGGGTCTACGTGTTGTTTAACAACATCTACATGTATCAAGATGCGGGAGAATTCATCCGTATACTGAACGATGAGTTCTGA
- a CDS encoding DNA repair exonuclease, which yields MKVAILGDTHFGYTRYEEDSYVQGEEALRSAFERADIVLLAGDIFHHKVPSLGTLARVADIFRNLCKDYMVHDVKCSVIENGACREIDWLGLPIAAIHGTHEISGRNITPVKLLERLGFLVDAGGRTVLFEKGEDRVAVTGLGGVAEEFAKKAIEKMDPKPVPNAFNIFMIHQSIRELMYDVAGTFMSIYDLPKGFDLYVNGHIHKPVEWNKDGILLLIPGSTVLTQLKKEEQKPKGYWLFDTDTKDYRFIEICSRPFIYREISVDRDQLSDIEAKLKDTVKDVLEREYKKKPIIRIQLVGRLPKGLTPGDVPSTLPTLDTDRIFHLQIDKNGLESEEFVKSVQQVREMKENNVSVKDFGLRILSERLREQGITLDLNRLFELLLESPDQFYEVFKNLDPNELKTEPSERTVTDVSDNSTVRRSPRSPSQNGQQKLIL from the coding sequence ATGAAGGTTGCTATTCTCGGTGATACGCATTTCGGTTATACCAGGTACGAAGAAGACAGTTATGTTCAGGGTGAGGAAGCGTTACGTTCCGCTTTCGAACGTGCGGACATAGTGCTCCTTGCAGGCGACATCTTCCATCATAAGGTACCATCTCTGGGAACGTTGGCGCGCGTGGCGGACATCTTCCGAAACCTCTGTAAAGATTACATGGTTCATGATGTAAAGTGCAGCGTGATCGAGAACGGAGCATGTCGAGAGATCGATTGGTTGGGGTTGCCTATCGCCGCCATCCACGGTACCCATGAGATCTCTGGCAGAAACATTACACCTGTTAAACTGTTGGAACGGTTGGGTTTTTTGGTGGATGCGGGTGGTAGAACGGTTCTGTTCGAAAAAGGGGAGGACCGTGTGGCTGTTACCGGGTTGGGCGGTGTTGCCGAAGAGTTTGCTAAGAAGGCGATCGAGAAGATGGACCCGAAACCCGTGCCGAACGCGTTCAACATATTCATGATTCATCAATCTATCCGGGAACTGATGTACGACGTTGCCGGTACGTTCATGAGTATATACGACCTGCCGAAAGGGTTTGATCTGTACGTGAACGGACATATCCATAAACCTGTTGAATGGAATAAGGACGGGATCCTTCTTCTGATACCCGGTAGTACGGTGCTTACCCAACTCAAAAAAGAGGAGCAGAAGCCTAAGGGATATTGGCTCTTCGATACGGATACTAAGGATTACAGGTTTATCGAGATCTGTTCCCGACCTTTCATATATCGCGAGATATCTGTTGACCGTGACCAGTTATCGGATATCGAAGCGAAACTGAAGGATACGGTTAAGGATGTGCTTGAGAGGGAGTATAAGAAGAAACCGATCATCAGAATACAGTTGGTCGGCAGGTTACCTAAAGGATTAACCCCGGGCGATGTCCCGTCCACTCTACCGACACTCGATACGGACAGGATCTTTCATCTGCAGATCGATAAGAACGGGTTGGAGAGTGAGGAGTTCGTCAAAAGTGTTCAGCAGGTTCGTGAGATGAAGGAGAACAACGTATCCGTCAAAGATTTCGGTTTACGTATCCTTTCCGAACGACTTAGGGAACAGGGTATAACTCTGGACCTGAACAGGTTGTTCGAACTGTTGCTCGAGTCACCGGACCAGTTCTATGAAGTGTTCAAAAATCTCGACCCTAACGAACTGAAGACCGAACCGTCCGAACGTACGGTTACCGACGTATCCGACAACTCCACCGTACGAAGAAGTCCGAGAAGCCCGTCACAGAACGGTCAACAGAAACTTATTCTTTAA
- a CDS encoding acetate--CoA ligase family protein, translating into MEPKVGNVECWFDVLKKYGINVAGYRLARDAADAVRCARELGYPVVVKALSPDVLHKTEYGAVKLNIHTDDDVKLACKAIEQNMERFGKRLTGYLIQKQISKGVELIVGGKRDPQFGQLIIFGLGGIFVEVYKDISVRVCPITRSDAKEMINEIKAHPILSGARGSKPVNERKLTDLLLKTCNLLMDTDPAELDLNPVIADENGYTVVDVRVITSDGRVTGSGPEQPGRRTYRHANGSRAKSFFRKMKHLFAPRSVAVIGASRHPGKIGNVIVKNLIDNSYPGKIYPVNPNATEILGLRCYPTVLDVPGRVDSAVIAVPARLVPNILEQCGRKGVRAVTVISGGFREVGNADLERRITETADRYGMVMLGPNVMGVFDAYSHLDTIFLPHYKVQRPKTGHVSVITQSGAVGGCLLDLMAYERIGISKFASYGNAAQTDESDLLEYLAADNDTKTIVMYMEGTKNGKRFMETLSRVCRRKPVIVLKAGNTEKGSKAALSHTGTLAGSAMAYRAVFRQTRAIQAETLNDLFLFTKVLSLPKPKGKRVAIITNGGGNGVLAADAIERHGLHLAQFSQKTVNQLKTKLPEYTNIRNPLDLIGDADADRYAKVLDVLAKDSNIDMFVVIVLFQTVSMNDDIINVLIKRFESFDKPLVVVATGGEYTQRYTHILSGYGIPAFSSPNDAVRSLSVLYNYWSRRS; encoded by the coding sequence ATGGAACCTAAGGTCGGGAATGTTGAATGCTGGTTTGATGTGCTCAAAAAATACGGTATAAACGTTGCTGGTTACCGGCTCGCACGCGATGCAGCGGACGCAGTCCGCTGCGCGCGCGAGCTCGGTTACCCGGTAGTCGTAAAAGCGTTGTCGCCGGACGTTTTACACAAGACCGAATACGGAGCGGTCAAACTCAACATCCATACCGATGACGATGTCAAACTTGCCTGCAAAGCCATCGAACAAAACATGGAACGGTTCGGTAAACGGTTAACCGGATACCTCATCCAGAAACAGATCTCAAAAGGTGTAGAACTCATCGTTGGCGGTAAACGTGACCCGCAGTTCGGACAGTTAATCATATTCGGATTAGGCGGTATATTCGTTGAAGTGTACAAAGACATTTCCGTTAGGGTATGTCCGATCACAAGGTCTGACGCTAAAGAGATGATCAACGAGATCAAAGCGCATCCGATACTGAGCGGCGCACGGGGTAGTAAACCTGTCAACGAAAGAAAACTGACCGACCTTCTGTTAAAAACATGCAACCTTCTGATGGACACCGACCCAGCCGAGTTAGACCTTAACCCCGTGATAGCCGACGAGAACGGATACACGGTTGTAGATGTCAGGGTGATAACATCTGACGGACGCGTTACCGGTTCCGGACCAGAACAACCCGGTCGGAGAACGTATCGGCATGCGAACGGTAGTAGAGCAAAGAGTTTTTTCAGGAAGATGAAACATCTGTTCGCCCCCAGGAGCGTAGCCGTTATAGGTGCTTCACGGCATCCGGGCAAGATAGGGAACGTAATAGTCAAAAACCTGATAGATAACTCGTACCCCGGCAAGATTTATCCGGTCAACCCGAACGCTACGGAAATCCTCGGACTGAGATGTTACCCAACTGTTCTCGATGTACCCGGTAGGGTCGATTCGGCGGTCATAGCCGTACCTGCACGGTTGGTCCCGAACATTCTGGAACAATGCGGCCGTAAAGGTGTACGTGCGGTTACTGTGATATCGGGCGGGTTCAGAGAAGTCGGTAACGCAGACCTGGAACGGAGAATCACTGAAACGGCAGACAGATACGGAATGGTAATGCTCGGACCGAACGTGATGGGCGTGTTCGATGCGTATTCGCATCTCGACACTATCTTTCTCCCCCATTACAAGGTACAACGTCCGAAGACCGGGCACGTGTCCGTGATAACACAGAGCGGTGCGGTTGGCGGTTGCCTGTTGGACCTTATGGCTTACGAACGGATAGGCATATCAAAATTTGCATCCTACGGTAACGCCGCGCAGACGGATGAGTCGGACCTGCTCGAATACCTGGCTGCTGACAACGACACGAAGACCATTGTTATGTACATGGAGGGGACAAAGAACGGTAAACGGTTCATGGAGACGTTGTCGAGGGTGTGCAGACGTAAACCCGTGATAGTGTTAAAAGCGGGTAACACCGAGAAAGGGAGCAAGGCGGCTCTATCACACACAGGTACGTTGGCGGGTAGTGCTATGGCCTACAGAGCAGTGTTCAGGCAGACAAGGGCCATTCAAGCCGAAACGTTGAACGACCTGTTCCTTTTCACAAAGGTGTTATCACTACCGAAACCGAAAGGTAAACGGGTTGCCATCATCACAAACGGTGGCGGTAACGGCGTGTTAGCGGCCGATGCGATTGAACGGCACGGTCTTCATCTGGCTCAGTTCTCTCAAAAGACGGTTAACCAACTTAAAACCAAACTACCCGAATACACGAACATCCGTAACCCGCTCGATTTGATAGGTGATGCTGACGCAGACAGATACGCCAAAGTTTTGGACGTACTCGCTAAGGATTCCAACATAGACATGTTCGTAGTGATAGTACTGTTCCAAACCGTCAGCATGAACGATGACATAATAAACGTACTGATAAAAAGGTTCGAATCGTTTGATAAACCGTTGGTCGTCGTGGCCACGGGAGGCGAATACACGCAACGTTATACGCACATACTATCGGGTTACGGTATACCCGCATTCTCTTCGCCAAACGATGCAGTCAGATCACTTTCCGTGTTGTACAACTACTGGTCAAGGAGGTCTTAA
- a CDS encoding right-handed parallel beta-helix repeat-containing protein gives MLVNKSVVFCPGEYNLSGSIIINADDIVVLCNNTVLNRRQGLFDYIKGIENKGHKNVTVSGCTLKNFWYGIYWYNGTNGLIEDNTIIHSDRGVLIEKGFGNKIINNSAAFSTVGIEVIKSYRNTIFNNRLQENRHDLYLAPDRYSGWDVEICSNLIKNNTGSNDLPIGYYNYSVNLSNKRFSLLILCDADYSNLNNITVEGSTLQTNNGMYLLFTDNSKIANSRSYGNNYGFFIDSGSNNTIINSTATYNDFGIYLFEGYNNIFINNIISSNKESGMLIVGSYNTTILNNTITDNRKHGVWMDRSNAFFIIDNIINDNNVTGIFIERFNTSSKKSSIVNNYIQENHVEDIYLSLSDEETCHNIMIKDNLGSMNLPIGYYDHRVNISHKTFSELILCNADYSNINNVTVRGSSSWNNNGLILLFTDYSNVSNSKSNNNYEGFTIKGSYNTIINNTANYNQYHGILIIGSSNTLMNNTANYNKYGIKVHKGSSDNSLINNICCHNQRSDIALYTVSNLTDNFCDNLLVKGVKSACSKDCSMVQKPFDVLSTLKSLIRSLLIHLD, from the coding sequence ATGTTGGTCAATAAAAGTGTTGTATTCTGTCCAGGAGAATATAATCTTTCTGGAAGTATAATCATTAACGCCGATGATATTGTTGTTTTATGTAATAATACTGTGTTAAACAGAAGACAAGGGTTATTTGATTATATAAAAGGTATAGAAAACAAGGGACACAAAAATGTTACTGTTAGTGGATGCACACTCAAGAATTTTTGGTATGGGATATATTGGTATAATGGAACAAACGGTTTAATTGAAGATAACACTATTATCCATAGTGATAGAGGTGTTTTAATTGAAAAGGGTTTTGGAAATAAAATCATCAACAATTCTGCTGCTTTTAGCACCGTAGGAATAGAAGTAATAAAAAGTTATAGGAATACCATCTTTAATAATCGTCTTCAGGAAAATAGGCATGATCTTTACTTAGCACCAGATAGGTATAGTGGATGGGACGTGGAGATATGCAGCAATTTAATCAAAAACAACACGGGATCAAATGATCTTCCAATTGGGTATTATAACTACTCTGTAAATCTTTCTAATAAAAGATTCTCTCTATTAATCTTATGTGATGCGGATTATTCTAACCTAAATAACATCACTGTTGAAGGTTCGACGTTACAAACTAATAATGGAATGTATTTACTGTTTACTGATAACTCAAAAATTGCCAATTCAAGAAGTTATGGAAACAATTACGGTTTTTTCATTGATTCAGGTTCAAATAATACCATTATCAATTCAACTGCGACTTATAATGACTTTGGTATATATCTGTTTGAAGGATATAATAACATTTTCATAAATAATATAATTAGTTCTAATAAGGAAAGTGGTATGTTGATAGTGGGTAGTTATAATACTACAATTCTCAATAACACAATAACCGATAATCGGAAACATGGGGTTTGGATGGATAGGTCAAACGCCTTCTTTATCATTGATAACATAATTAACGATAACAATGTAACAGGAATTTTCATCGAAAGGTTTAATACTAGTTCTAAAAAAAGTAGCATTGTTAATAATTACATTCAAGAGAATCATGTGGAAGATATTTACCTATCTTTATCCGATGAAGAAACATGTCACAACATTATGATTAAAGACAACCTAGGTTCGATGAATTTACCTATCGGTTATTATGACCATCGTGTTAATATTTCTCACAAAACCTTTTCTGAATTGATCTTATGCAATGCAGATTATTCTAATATAAATAATGTCACGGTTCGTGGTTCTTCGTCTTGGAATAATAATGGTCTTATATTACTTTTTACAGATTATTCGAACGTCTCTAATTCAAAAAGTAATAATAACTATGAAGGATTCACAATTAAAGGCTCGTACAACACAATTATCAACAACACTGCCAACTATAACCAATATCACGGTATTTTAATTATCGGTTCCTCGAATACATTAATGAATAATACGGCAAATTATAATAAGTACGGTATTAAAGTACATAAAGGTTCTTCTGATAACTCCCTAATTAATAATATTTGTTGTCATAATCAACGTTCTGACATTGCACTTTACACAGTGAGTAATTTAACCGATAATTTCTGCGATAATTTGCTTGTCAAAGGGGTTAAATCCGCATGCTCTAAAGATTGTTCTATGGTTCAAAAACCTTTCGATGTTTTATCGACTTTAAAGTCACTGATACGGTCATTATTGATACATCTTGATTGA